In Elaeis guineensis isolate ETL-2024a chromosome 1, EG11, whole genome shotgun sequence, a genomic segment contains:
- the LOC105039688 gene encoding urease accessory protein D isoform X2, producing the protein METGIVVVEKVGGKSTVTRCFSKYPVKLIVPNKVGSSKTDAVWIYTLSYGGGIVSGDRISLSIGVGDGCTAAVTTQASTKVYKSVDSKCSEQALEVLLEQGSACSIAERMQEYHVIAMVIMLGPKLKHVQNQVQEEVKKMMSRHFRVPTPTPGRYMRSESQSDATRPAFVASCSAFGPQAIGVVVRIAAVTTESVYMFLRHHLATLELFLGVTPYQ; encoded by the exons atggAGACCGGGATAGTGGTGGTCGAGAAGGTCGGCGGCAAGTCAACGGTGACCCGCTGCTTTTCCAAATACCCGGTCAAGCTCATCGTCCCCAACAAG GTCGGCTCCTCGAAAACCGACGCTGTTTGGATCTACACTCTCTCCTACGGCGGCGGTATCGTCTCG GGAGATCGGATTTCTCTGAGTATAGGTGTCGGTGATGGCTGCACTGCAGCAGTGACAACTCAGGCTTCTACCAAG GTATATAAATCGGTGGATTCAAAGTGTTCTGAGCAAGCATTAGAG GTCCTACTGGAACAAGGATCTGCTTGCAGTATTGCTGAACGCATGCAGGAATACCATGTTATTGCAATGGTCATAATGTTGGG ACCCAAGTTAAAACATGTTCAAAATCAAGTTCAAGAGGAAGTGAAGAAGATGATGTCCAGACACTTCCGTGTTCCTACACCCACTCCAGGGCGCTATATGAGGTCAGAATCCCAAAGTGATGCAACCAGACCAGCCTTTGTTGCTTCTTGCAGTGCCTTTGGTCCTCAG GCAATTGGGGTTGTTGTTCGAATAGCAGCAGTAACCACTGAGTCAGTTTACATGTTTTTACGGCATCACCTAGCTACCTTGGAGCTATTTCTGGGAGTAACACCATATCAATAA
- the LOC105039688 gene encoding urease accessory protein D isoform X1 yields METGIVVVEKVGGKSTVTRCFSKYPVKLIVPNKVGSSKTDAVWIYTLSYGGGIVSGDRISLSIGVGDGCTAAVTTQASTKVYKSVDSKCSEQALEARIGRNALLAIIPDPVTCYSTARYSQKQVFRVFSDSNLVIVDWITSGRHERGEKWEFELYKSTNQIVLEEGQPLFLDSVLLEQGSACSIAERMQEYHVIAMVIMLGPKLKHVQNQVQEEVKKMMSRHFRVPTPTPGRYMRSESQSDATRPAFVASCSAFGPQAIGVVVRIAAVTTESVYMFLRHHLATLELFLGVTPYQ; encoded by the exons atggAGACCGGGATAGTGGTGGTCGAGAAGGTCGGCGGCAAGTCAACGGTGACCCGCTGCTTTTCCAAATACCCGGTCAAGCTCATCGTCCCCAACAAG GTCGGCTCCTCGAAAACCGACGCTGTTTGGATCTACACTCTCTCCTACGGCGGCGGTATCGTCTCG GGAGATCGGATTTCTCTGAGTATAGGTGTCGGTGATGGCTGCACTGCAGCAGTGACAACTCAGGCTTCTACCAAG GTATATAAATCGGTGGATTCAAAGTGTTCTGAGCAAGCATTAGAG GCTAGAATTGGAAGGAATGCACTTCTGGCTATTATTCCAGATCCTGTGACCTGTTACTCAACTGCTAGGTACTCCCAGAAGCAAGTATTCAGAGTCTTTTCTGATTCAAATTTGGTCATTGTTGATTGGATAACCAGTGGTCGTCATGAAAGGGGAGAAAAATGGGAGTTTGAGCTCTACAAGAGTACCAATCAGATTGTCTTAGAAGAAGGCCAGCCATTATTTCTTGACTCG GTCCTACTGGAACAAGGATCTGCTTGCAGTATTGCTGAACGCATGCAGGAATACCATGTTATTGCAATGGTCATAATGTTGGG ACCCAAGTTAAAACATGTTCAAAATCAAGTTCAAGAGGAAGTGAAGAAGATGATGTCCAGACACTTCCGTGTTCCTACACCCACTCCAGGGCGCTATATGAGGTCAGAATCCCAAAGTGATGCAACCAGACCAGCCTTTGTTGCTTCTTGCAGTGCCTTTGGTCCTCAG GCAATTGGGGTTGTTGTTCGAATAGCAGCAGTAACCACTGAGTCAGTTTACATGTTTTTACGGCATCACCTAGCTACCTTGGAGCTATTTCTGGGAGTAACACCATATCAATAA